The segment AGCGGGCGGGGATGAAGGTCTCCGCCGTCGCCGCCTCTTCCGTACGGGTCGCACAGCCGGTGCCACGGCCCAGCAGGGCCTGTATACGGCGTACGCACGAGCCGCAGTCGGTGCCCGCCTTGCAGGCGGAGGCGATCTGGCGGGGGGTGCAGTGCCCGGAGCCCGCATGCTGCTTGACCTGCTCTTCGGTAATGCCGAAACACGAGCAGACGTACATGCGGATTCACCCCTCTCCAGGGTTGG is part of the Streptomyces sp. NBC_01262 genome and harbors:
- a CDS encoding (2Fe-2S)-binding protein — translated: MYVCSCFGITEEQVKQHAGSGHCTPRQIASACKAGTDCGSCVRRIQALLGRGTGCATRTEEAATAETFIPARSQAA